A DNA window from Actinomadura coerulea contains the following coding sequences:
- a CDS encoding MBL fold metallo-hydrolase produces MRVHHLDCAPMREIEPADGPESPLRPAPAAGHVLLVETASAGLLLVDAGIGLGDIERPSERLLDDWVEMAGPTLDPAATAVRQIEALGYAAADVRHVVPTHLHRDHAGGLSDFPDAAVHLFEAELADGGKTPAQLAHGPKWVAYADAAGETWHGFEGVRSLEGVPEDVLLVPLGGHTPGHAGVAVRDGDRWLLHAGDAYMYHGEVDRPEPVTHPLMDLVQAGGEVDRELRLANVARLRELARGGEVEVFCAHDPWELARYR; encoded by the coding sequence ATGCGCGTTCACCATCTCGACTGCGCTCCCATGAGGGAGATCGAACCGGCCGACGGTCCGGAGAGCCCGCTGCGGCCCGCGCCGGCCGCGGGCCACGTGCTGCTGGTGGAGACCGCCTCGGCCGGGCTCCTGCTCGTGGACGCCGGCATCGGGCTCGGCGACATCGAGCGCCCGTCCGAGCGGCTGCTGGACGACTGGGTGGAGATGGCGGGGCCGACCCTCGACCCTGCCGCGACGGCCGTCCGGCAGATCGAGGCGCTCGGGTACGCGGCGGCCGACGTCCGGCACGTCGTCCCCACGCACCTGCACCGCGACCACGCGGGCGGGCTGAGCGACTTCCCGGACGCGGCGGTGCACCTGTTCGAGGCGGAGCTGGCCGACGGCGGCAAGACCCCGGCTCAGCTCGCCCACGGCCCGAAGTGGGTCGCCTACGCGGACGCCGCAGGCGAGACCTGGCACGGCTTCGAGGGCGTCCGGTCACTGGAGGGCGTGCCGGAGGACGTCCTGCTGGTGCCGCTCGGCGGCCACACGCCGGGGCACGCGGGCGTGGCGGTCCGCGACGGCGACCGCTGGCTGCTGCACGCGGGAGACGCGTACATGTACCACGGCGAGGTCGACCGCCCCGAGCCGGTCACGCATCCGCTGATGGACCTCGTCCAGGCGGGCGGCGAGGTCGACCGCGAGCTGCGGCTGGCGAACGTGGCGCGCCTGCGCGAGCTGGCGCGCGGCGGCGAGGTCGAGGTCTTCTGCGCCCACGACCCCTGGGAACTCGCCCGTTACCGCTGA
- a CDS encoding ATP-dependent RecD-like DNA helicase encodes MPTSPNPPATPRPAELEAVLERITYANEDTGYTVARVATAKSGPDLLTVVGALLGAQVGESLRLVGRWRSHPKYGKQFEVDSYTTVLPATIQGIRRYLGSGMIKGIGPVMADRMVGHFGTDILRVIEEEPERLVEVQGLGPKRTKRIGDAWQEQKAIKEVMVFLQGVGVTTSLAVRIYKQYGDASIDTVRKRPYQLASDVWGIGFKTADTIAQAVGIPHDSPERIKAGLQYTLSEAADDGHCFLPEPNLVTAAEKILGVGRELIVPALDELAGEEGVVREPIPGDGEDAATIPAVYLVPFHRAERSLARGLLELLDAPADRLEAFAGVDWGKALPWLKQRTGQALAPEQEDAVKLALTSKVAVLTGGPGCGKSFTVRSVVELAAAKHAKIVLVAPTGRAAKRLAELTGHEAATVHRLLQLQPGGDPRFDQDNPLDADLVVVDECSMVDLILANKLVKAVPRGAHLLLVGDVDQLPSVGAGEVLADLLGAEAVPRVRLTRIFRQAQQSGIVVNAHRVNSGDHPRTRGYPDFFLFPCDEQDEAAELTVDVVANRIPRRFGLDPRRDVQVLAPMHRGAAGAGALNSLLQEALTPHDDARPERRYGGRVFRVGDKVTQLRNNYDKGEAGVFNGTVGVVTSVSLEEQSLTVVTDEDESVDYAFDELDEIAHAYAITIHRSQGSEYPAVVIPLTTGAWMMLRRNLLYTGITRAKKLVVLVGSRRALAAAVRTAGAGRRHTALTHRLAQR; translated from the coding sequence GTGCCGACCTCCCCGAACCCACCCGCCACGCCGCGTCCGGCGGAGCTGGAGGCGGTGCTGGAACGGATCACCTACGCCAACGAGGACACCGGGTACACCGTCGCGCGCGTCGCGACCGCCAAGAGCGGGCCCGACCTGCTCACCGTCGTGGGCGCGCTGCTCGGCGCGCAGGTGGGGGAGAGCCTGCGCCTGGTCGGGCGGTGGCGCTCGCACCCGAAGTACGGCAAGCAGTTCGAGGTCGACTCCTACACGACCGTCCTGCCGGCGACGATCCAGGGCATCCGCCGCTACCTCGGCTCCGGCATGATCAAGGGCATCGGCCCGGTGATGGCCGACCGGATGGTCGGCCACTTCGGCACCGACATCCTGCGCGTCATCGAGGAGGAGCCGGAGCGGCTCGTCGAGGTCCAGGGCCTCGGCCCCAAGCGCACCAAGCGGATCGGGGACGCCTGGCAGGAGCAGAAGGCCATCAAGGAGGTCATGGTCTTCCTGCAGGGCGTCGGCGTGACCACGTCACTGGCCGTCCGGATCTACAAGCAGTACGGGGACGCCTCGATCGACACCGTCCGCAAGCGGCCCTACCAGCTCGCCTCGGACGTGTGGGGCATCGGGTTCAAGACCGCCGACACCATCGCGCAGGCCGTCGGCATCCCGCACGACAGCCCCGAGCGGATCAAGGCGGGCCTTCAGTACACGCTGTCGGAGGCGGCCGACGACGGGCACTGCTTCCTGCCCGAGCCCAACCTCGTCACGGCGGCCGAGAAGATCCTCGGCGTCGGGCGGGAGCTGATCGTCCCGGCGCTGGACGAGCTGGCGGGCGAGGAGGGCGTCGTCCGGGAGCCGATCCCGGGGGACGGCGAGGACGCCGCGACGATCCCGGCCGTGTACCTCGTCCCGTTCCACCGGGCCGAACGCTCCCTGGCCCGCGGGCTGCTGGAACTGCTCGACGCGCCCGCCGACCGGCTCGAGGCGTTCGCGGGCGTCGACTGGGGCAAGGCGCTGCCGTGGCTGAAGCAGCGCACCGGCCAGGCCCTCGCCCCCGAGCAGGAGGACGCGGTCAAGCTGGCGCTGACGTCCAAGGTGGCCGTGCTGACCGGCGGCCCCGGCTGCGGCAAGAGCTTCACCGTCCGCTCGGTGGTGGAGCTGGCCGCCGCCAAGCACGCCAAGATCGTGCTGGTGGCGCCGACCGGCCGGGCGGCCAAGCGGCTCGCCGAGCTGACCGGCCACGAGGCCGCGACCGTGCACCGGCTGCTCCAGCTCCAGCCGGGCGGTGACCCCAGGTTCGACCAGGACAACCCCCTGGACGCCGACCTGGTCGTCGTCGACGAGTGCTCCATGGTCGACCTGATCCTGGCCAACAAGCTGGTGAAGGCCGTCCCGCGCGGCGCGCACCTGCTGCTCGTCGGGGACGTCGACCAGCTCCCCTCCGTCGGCGCGGGCGAGGTCCTGGCCGACCTGCTCGGCGCCGAGGCCGTCCCGCGCGTCCGGCTGACCAGGATCTTCCGGCAGGCCCAGCAGTCGGGCATCGTCGTCAACGCGCACCGCGTCAACTCCGGCGACCACCCCCGCACCCGCGGCTACCCCGACTTCTTCCTGTTCCCCTGCGACGAGCAGGACGAGGCCGCCGAGCTGACGGTGGACGTCGTCGCCAACCGCATCCCGCGCAGGTTCGGCCTCGACCCGCGCCGCGACGTCCAGGTCCTCGCCCCCATGCACCGGGGCGCCGCCGGGGCGGGCGCGCTGAACTCGCTCCTCCAGGAGGCGCTGACCCCGCACGACGACGCCCGTCCCGAGCGCCGCTACGGCGGCCGGGTGTTCCGCGTCGGCGACAAGGTCACCCAGCTGCGCAACAACTACGACAAGGGCGAGGCCGGCGTCTTCAACGGCACCGTCGGCGTCGTCACGTCCGTGTCGCTGGAGGAGCAGTCGCTGACCGTCGTGACCGACGAGGACGAGAGCGTCGACTACGCCTTCGACGAGCTGGACGAGATCGCCCACGCGTACGCGATCACGATCCACCGCTCGCAGGGCAGCGAGTACCCGGCCGTCGTCATCCCGCTCACCACCGGCGCGTGGATGATGCTGCGCCGCAACCTGCTCTACACGGGCATCACCCGGGCCAAGAAGCTGGTGGTGCTCGTCGGTTCGCGCCGGGCCCTGGCCGCCGCCGTCCGCACCGCCGGCGCCGGCCGCCGCCACACCGCCCTCACCCACCGCCTCGCTCAGCGGTAA
- a CDS encoding serine hydrolase domain-containing protein produces the protein MAQGLSRRDFGRLMGSAGLGLAAPALAAGCGTASQRAATRAGTRTWRVSGTAGAGLGGFDTAVKSLMQARNIPCGSLAVMRKGRLVLARGYTWSDDAALSVQPTSLFRLASLSKAVTATAVARLVQDGRLSLSARVTDLLTLTPPPGQSADPRLGQVTVRRLLQHLGGWDRDISGDPTYRDRATAQLLGVPLPITREHMVQYGTGLKLDHDPGTTFAYSNYGYLLLGQIIAKAAGTGYEQYVQQNVLGPMGITRMRPGRSLKADRAPGEVPYFSQRTGPSVFDQAGTTLPAPYGTFNLENRTPMGGWLASAVDYVRFTQIHDGGTSVLNSSSIASIFAKPETGLNSGGSYYGFGWYVRDVTGGRNTWHSGALDGTSTIVTRRYDGVTWALLFDQRDDPSGLTYDYDDFSAPLHKVANAVATWPSTNLFGTYF, from the coding sequence ATGGCGCAGGGGCTCAGTCGGCGGGACTTCGGCAGGCTCATGGGATCCGCGGGGCTCGGCCTCGCGGCGCCCGCACTCGCCGCCGGATGCGGGACGGCGTCCCAGCGCGCGGCGACGCGGGCGGGCACGCGGACGTGGCGGGTCTCCGGGACGGCGGGCGCCGGGCTCGGCGGCTTCGACACCGCCGTCAAGTCGCTGATGCAGGCCCGGAACATCCCGTGCGGCTCGCTCGCGGTGATGCGCAAGGGCAGGCTCGTGCTCGCGCGCGGCTACACCTGGAGCGACGACGCTGCGCTGAGCGTCCAGCCGACGTCGCTGTTCCGGCTCGCCAGCCTCAGCAAGGCCGTCACCGCGACGGCGGTCGCCCGGCTCGTCCAGGACGGCAGGCTCAGCCTGTCGGCGCGCGTGACCGACCTGCTGACGCTGACGCCGCCGCCCGGCCAGTCCGCCGACCCGCGCCTCGGCCAGGTGACGGTGCGGCGGCTGCTTCAGCACCTCGGCGGCTGGGACCGCGACATCTCCGGCGACCCGACCTACCGCGACCGCGCCACCGCGCAGCTGCTGGGCGTTCCGCTGCCGATCACCCGGGAGCACATGGTCCAGTACGGGACGGGCCTGAAACTCGACCACGACCCCGGCACCACCTTCGCCTACAGCAACTACGGCTACCTGCTGCTGGGCCAGATCATCGCCAAGGCCGCGGGTACGGGCTACGAGCAGTACGTCCAGCAGAACGTGCTGGGCCCCATGGGGATCACCCGGATGCGGCCCGGCCGGTCGCTGAAGGCCGACCGCGCGCCCGGTGAGGTGCCCTACTTCTCGCAGCGGACCGGCCCGTCGGTGTTCGACCAGGCCGGGACGACGCTCCCGGCCCCCTACGGCACGTTCAACCTGGAGAACCGCACCCCGATGGGCGGCTGGCTCGCGTCCGCCGTCGACTACGTGCGCTTCACCCAGATCCACGACGGCGGGACGAGCGTGCTGAACTCCTCCTCGATCGCCTCGATCTTCGCCAAGCCGGAGACGGGCCTGAACTCGGGCGGGTCCTACTACGGCTTCGGCTGGTACGTGCGCGACGTGACGGGAGGCCGGAACACCTGGCACTCCGGCGCGCTCGACGGAACCAGCACGATCGTGACGCGCCGCTACGACGGCGTGACCTGGGCCCTGCTGTTCGACCAGCGCGACGACCCGTCCGGGCTCACCTACGACTACGACGACTTCAGCGCGCCGCTGCACAAGGTCGCGAACGCGGTGGCGACCTGGCCGTCCACGAACCTGTTCGGCACGTACTTCTGA
- the mtnA gene encoding S-methyl-5-thioribose-1-phosphate isomerase, with protein MTTDVPTIEWTGDALRLLDQTVLPHRVEFLAVRDVDALVDAIRRLVVRGAPALGVAGAFGVAVAVRQAEREGWDAAGRDAAIARVREARPTAVNLAAGVDRVLPFVAKGADAVAAEAQALLDEDVRGNRAIGAFGADWILARTGDRPLRVLTHCNAGALATAGWGTALGVVRELHGRGRVEIVYADETRPLLQGARLTAWELDQAGIPCVVQADGAAPSTVLRGLVDVAVIGADRIAANGDTANKIGSVGVALACREAGIPLVVAAPWSTVDLALPDGAGVPIEERDAGEVLAWGGARTAPDGVGAYNPAFDVTPARLVTALVTETGVLEVSAGATPAAAAGAGRVRG; from the coding sequence ATGACGACCGATGTGCCGACCATCGAATGGACGGGCGACGCCCTGCGCCTGCTGGATCAGACCGTCCTGCCCCACCGGGTGGAGTTCCTCGCGGTCCGCGACGTCGACGCGCTCGTGGACGCGATCCGGCGGCTGGTGGTGCGGGGCGCCCCCGCGCTGGGCGTGGCGGGCGCCTTCGGCGTCGCCGTCGCGGTGCGCCAGGCCGAGCGCGAGGGCTGGGACGCCGCCGGGCGCGACGCCGCGATCGCCCGCGTCCGGGAGGCCCGCCCCACGGCGGTGAACCTCGCCGCCGGGGTGGACCGGGTCCTGCCGTTCGTCGCGAAGGGCGCCGACGCGGTGGCGGCCGAGGCCCAGGCCCTGCTGGACGAGGACGTGCGCGGCAACCGGGCCATCGGGGCCTTCGGCGCCGACTGGATCCTCGCCCGGACGGGGGACCGGCCCCTGCGCGTCCTGACGCACTGCAACGCCGGCGCGCTCGCTACCGCCGGCTGGGGGACGGCCCTCGGCGTCGTCCGGGAACTGCACGGCCGGGGGCGCGTCGAGATCGTCTACGCCGACGAGACCCGCCCCCTCCTGCAGGGCGCGCGGCTCACCGCGTGGGAGCTCGACCAGGCGGGCATCCCCTGCGTGGTGCAGGCGGACGGCGCCGCGCCGAGCACCGTCCTGCGCGGGCTGGTGGACGTCGCGGTCATCGGCGCCGACCGGATCGCCGCCAACGGCGACACCGCCAACAAGATCGGCTCGGTCGGCGTGGCGCTGGCCTGCCGGGAGGCCGGGATCCCGCTGGTGGTCGCCGCGCCGTGGAGCACGGTCGACCTCGCGCTCCCCGACGGCGCGGGCGTGCCGATCGAGGAGCGCGACGCCGGGGAGGTCCTGGCCTGGGGCGGCGCGCGGACCGCCCCGGACGGGGTGGGCGCGTACAACCCCGCGTTCGACGTCACGCCCGCCCGCCTGGTGACCGCCCTGGTCACCGAGACGGGCGTGCTGGAGGTCTCGGCGGGCGCGACGCCGGCGGCGGCCGCCGGGGCCGGCCGGGTCCGGGGCTAG
- a CDS encoding DNA polymerase Y family protein, whose product MTRVLAAWCPDWPVTAVGIDAAAPGAVVVRGQVAACSAAARAEGVRRGQRIRDAQRRCPELVVRERDTDAEGRRFEAVAQAVAELTPRVEVVRPGLCAIPAHGPARFYGGEEALRVLVQDTVVEAGHDCGSGVADGLFAAELAARAGQGGIVVPEGGAAAFLAPYPLSVLDRPELADLLRRLGVRTLGDFAALPSGHVAGRFGTDGALAHRLARGEEPRPLAPVRAAADLSVRGGFDPPAEQAERVVFAAKRLAGELHEGLAAGGLACVRLEVAVGFADGHVLRRLWRHDGLSALAVAERVRWQLSAHRPAGGGEDGWGGVTWVELAPDQLVPDLGRQEGLWGRTTVTDRIARAADRIQALLGHHGIARPVLVGGRGPGERVVRVPVGDLAPAEPREGPWPGSVSGPAPAVVPAAPAPAELADASGAAVVVSARCEVSAPPATLRVGGRPATVTGWTGPWPADERWWDPAAARRRARFQVTTDDGAAYLLAVEGGRWHVEAVYD is encoded by the coding sequence GTGACCAGGGTCCTGGCGGCGTGGTGCCCTGACTGGCCCGTCACCGCGGTCGGGATCGACGCGGCGGCCCCGGGCGCCGTGGTGGTGCGGGGGCAGGTGGCGGCCTGCTCGGCGGCGGCCCGCGCCGAGGGGGTGCGGCGCGGGCAGCGGATCCGCGACGCCCAGCGGCGGTGCCCCGAGCTGGTGGTGCGCGAGCGCGACACCGACGCCGAGGGACGCCGCTTCGAGGCGGTCGCGCAGGCGGTCGCGGAGCTGACGCCGCGCGTGGAGGTGGTGCGGCCGGGGCTGTGCGCGATCCCGGCGCACGGCCCCGCCCGGTTCTACGGGGGCGAGGAGGCGCTGCGCGTCCTGGTCCAGGACACGGTCGTCGAGGCCGGCCACGACTGCGGGTCGGGCGTCGCGGACGGGCTGTTCGCGGCCGAGCTGGCGGCGCGCGCCGGGCAGGGCGGCATCGTGGTGCCGGAGGGCGGCGCGGCGGCGTTCCTCGCGCCGTACCCGCTGTCGGTGCTCGACCGGCCGGAGCTGGCCGACCTGCTGCGCCGGCTCGGCGTCCGGACCCTCGGCGACTTCGCGGCGCTGCCGTCCGGGCACGTCGCCGGCCGCTTCGGCACCGACGGGGCGCTCGCGCACCGGCTGGCGCGGGGCGAGGAGCCGCGCCCGCTCGCGCCGGTCCGCGCCGCCGCCGACCTGTCGGTGCGCGGCGGCTTCGACCCGCCCGCCGAGCAGGCGGAACGGGTCGTGTTCGCGGCGAAGCGGCTGGCGGGCGAGCTGCACGAGGGCCTCGCCGCGGGCGGGCTGGCGTGCGTCCGGCTGGAGGTCGCGGTCGGGTTCGCCGACGGGCACGTCCTGCGGCGCCTGTGGCGGCACGACGGGCTGTCGGCGCTGGCCGTCGCCGAGCGGGTGCGGTGGCAGCTGTCGGCCCACCGTCCGGCCGGGGGCGGCGAGGACGGCTGGGGCGGCGTGACGTGGGTGGAGCTGGCGCCCGACCAGCTCGTCCCCGATCTCGGACGGCAGGAGGGGCTCTGGGGGCGCACCACCGTCACCGACCGCATCGCGCGGGCCGCCGACCGGATCCAGGCGCTCCTCGGCCACCACGGGATCGCGCGGCCGGTGCTGGTCGGCGGGCGCGGGCCGGGCGAGCGCGTCGTCCGCGTCCCGGTCGGCGACCTGGCCCCCGCCGAACCGCGGGAGGGGCCGTGGCCCGGAAGCGTGTCCGGGCCCGCGCCGGCGGTCGTCCCCGCGGCCCCGGCGCCCGCCGAGCTGGCCGACGCGTCCGGCGCGGCGGTCGTGGTGTCGGCGCGGTGCGAGGTGTCGGCGCCGCCCGCGACGCTCCGCGTGGGCGGCCGTCCCGCCACCGTGACCGGCTGGACGGGCCCGTGGCCCGCCGACGAGCGCTGGTGGGACCCGGCCGCCGCGCGCCGCCGCGCCCGGTTCCAGGTCACCACCGACGACGGCGCCGCCTACCTGCTCGCCGTCGAGGGCGGGCGCTGGCACGTCGAGGCTGTCTATGACTGA
- a CDS encoding error-prone DNA polymerase: MGWHNPPIPWREFEERLSWRPGGRAPEPPPEPAGVPRRAEARVPWAELHVHSSFSFLDGASDPASLVAEAARLGVEAMAVTDHDGMYGAVQFARAAGEAGIGTVFGAELGLGLPGPRTGEPDPAGRHLLVLARGAPGYARLCSAITSAQLAGGRKGRPVYDADALAGAHGGHWAVLTGCRKGPVPAALEAGGPDAAERELRELVGAYGRDNVFVELIDHDQPDDDLRNDALFALARRVRVDAVASNNVHFAAPGADARLAQAMAAVRARRGLDDMVGWLPAAGTAHVRSGAEMARRLARFPGVRERTVALAEECRFDFDVVAPRLPDWPVPDGHDEASWLRHLAKEGALKRYGPPERERVTGAHEQIARELDVIEQLRFPGYFLIVHDIVEFCRSKGILCQGRGSAANSAVCYALGITGVDAVRHGLLFERFLSPGRDGPPDIDLDIEHRRREEAIQYVYEKYGRECTAQVANVISYRPRMAVRDAARALGFSPGQQDAWSKSIDPRDPVGTEAGIPAPVKELADRMLALPRHLGIHSGGMVIADRPVGEICPIEWATMPGRTVLQWDKDDCAAAGLVKFDLLGLGMLAALHDCFDLVAEHHGVRHDLQSIPPDDPEVYDMLCDADTVGVFQVESRAQMATLPRLKPREFYDLVVEVALIRPGPIQGGSVHPYLRRRKGLEPADCPHPLMEPALSRTLGVPLFQEQMMQLAVDCAGFTPAEADQLRQAMGAKRAPERVERLRRRLLDGMAERGIPEPVAESVYEKILGFTGFGFPESHAQSFAHLVYASAWLKRHHPAAFTAALVRNQPMGFYSPQSLLTDARRHGVVVRGVDINASGVHPTLEEPVEVDSGHPHAPAAPQPAIRLGLSGIRNLGDDTAEAVAAGRPYTGMEDLARRVPLSAGALEALATAGAFDRFGLSRREALWAAGALAGSGPGRIEGVTPGASAPALPAMTPIEETLADLWATGVSHTHPVAHVREALDELGALPSARLPETPGETNVVVAGLVTHRQRPPTAGGIVFMTLEDETGIINVVCPPQVFQRYRGLAVDSQALLVSGRLERVDGVTNVRATRLRRLPVPGRVQARNFH, translated from the coding sequence ATGGGGTGGCACAATCCGCCGATCCCGTGGCGGGAGTTCGAGGAGCGGCTGTCGTGGCGGCCCGGCGGGCGGGCGCCCGAGCCGCCGCCGGAGCCGGCCGGCGTCCCCCGCCGCGCCGAGGCGCGGGTGCCGTGGGCGGAGCTGCACGTCCACTCCTCGTTCAGCTTCCTGGACGGGGCGAGCGACCCCGCCTCGCTGGTCGCCGAGGCGGCGCGGCTCGGCGTGGAGGCGATGGCCGTCACCGACCACGACGGCATGTACGGGGCGGTGCAGTTCGCGCGGGCCGCGGGCGAGGCCGGGATCGGCACGGTGTTCGGCGCGGAGCTCGGCCTCGGCCTGCCCGGGCCGCGGACCGGCGAGCCCGACCCGGCCGGCCGGCACCTGCTGGTCCTCGCCCGGGGCGCACCGGGGTACGCGCGGCTCTGCTCGGCGATCACGTCCGCGCAGCTCGCGGGAGGGCGCAAGGGCAGGCCCGTCTACGACGCGGACGCGCTGGCCGGCGCGCACGGCGGCCACTGGGCCGTCCTCACCGGCTGCCGGAAGGGCCCGGTCCCGGCGGCGCTGGAGGCGGGCGGCCCCGACGCGGCGGAGCGGGAGCTGCGCGAGCTGGTCGGCGCCTACGGCCGCGACAATGTGTTCGTCGAGCTCATCGACCACGACCAGCCCGACGACGACCTGCGCAACGACGCCCTGTTCGCGCTGGCGCGCCGGGTCCGGGTCGATGCGGTGGCCTCCAACAACGTGCACTTCGCGGCGCCCGGCGCCGACGCGCGGCTCGCGCAGGCCATGGCCGCCGTCCGGGCCCGGCGCGGCCTGGACGACATGGTCGGCTGGCTTCCGGCGGCCGGCACCGCCCACGTCCGCAGCGGCGCGGAGATGGCGCGGCGGCTCGCGCGGTTCCCCGGCGTCCGCGAGCGGACGGTCGCGCTGGCGGAGGAGTGCCGGTTCGACTTCGACGTGGTCGCGCCCCGGCTGCCCGACTGGCCCGTCCCGGACGGGCACGACGAGGCGAGCTGGCTGCGGCACCTGGCGAAGGAGGGCGCGCTGAAGCGGTACGGGCCGCCCGAACGGGAGCGCGTCACCGGCGCCCACGAGCAGATCGCCCGGGAGCTGGACGTCATCGAGCAGCTCCGCTTCCCCGGCTACTTCCTGATCGTGCACGACATCGTGGAGTTCTGCCGGAGCAAGGGGATCCTGTGCCAGGGGCGGGGCTCGGCGGCCAACTCGGCGGTCTGCTACGCGCTCGGCATCACCGGGGTCGACGCCGTCCGGCACGGCCTGCTGTTCGAGCGGTTCCTGTCGCCCGGACGTGACGGCCCGCCCGACATCGACCTGGACATCGAGCACCGGCGCCGCGAGGAGGCCATCCAGTACGTCTACGAGAAGTACGGGCGGGAGTGCACGGCGCAGGTCGCGAACGTCATCAGCTACCGCCCGCGCATGGCCGTCCGCGACGCGGCGCGCGCGCTCGGCTTCTCCCCCGGCCAGCAGGACGCGTGGTCGAAGAGCATCGACCCGCGCGACCCCGTCGGGACGGAGGCCGGGATCCCGGCGCCGGTGAAGGAGCTGGCGGACCGGATGCTGGCGCTGCCCCGCCACCTCGGCATCCACTCCGGCGGCATGGTCATCGCCGACCGGCCCGTCGGGGAGATCTGCCCGATCGAGTGGGCGACGATGCCGGGCCGCACCGTCCTGCAGTGGGACAAGGACGACTGCGCGGCGGCCGGGCTCGTCAAGTTCGACCTGCTCGGCCTCGGGATGCTCGCGGCGCTGCACGACTGCTTCGACCTGGTGGCCGAGCACCACGGGGTCCGGCACGACCTCCAGTCGATCCCCCCGGACGACCCGGAGGTCTACGACATGCTGTGCGACGCCGACACGGTCGGGGTGTTCCAGGTCGAGTCGCGGGCGCAGATGGCGACGCTGCCCCGCCTGAAGCCCCGCGAGTTCTACGACCTGGTGGTGGAGGTGGCGCTGATCAGGCCGGGGCCGATCCAGGGCGGATCCGTGCACCCCTACCTGCGGCGGCGCAAGGGCCTGGAACCCGCCGACTGCCCGCACCCGCTGATGGAGCCGGCCCTGTCCCGGACGCTCGGCGTCCCGCTGTTCCAGGAGCAGATGATGCAGCTCGCCGTCGACTGCGCGGGCTTCACCCCGGCCGAGGCCGACCAGCTCCGGCAGGCGATGGGCGCCAAGCGCGCCCCCGAGCGCGTCGAGCGGCTGAGGCGGCGGCTGCTCGACGGGATGGCCGAGCGCGGCATCCCGGAGCCCGTCGCGGAGAGCGTGTACGAGAAGATCCTCGGCTTCACCGGGTTCGGGTTCCCCGAGTCGCACGCGCAGAGCTTCGCGCATCTGGTGTACGCGAGCGCCTGGCTGAAGCGCCATCACCCCGCCGCGTTCACCGCGGCCCTGGTGCGCAACCAGCCGATGGGGTTCTACAGCCCGCAGAGCCTCCTCACCGACGCCCGGCGGCACGGTGTCGTGGTCCGGGGCGTGGACATCAACGCCAGCGGCGTCCATCCCACCCTGGAAGAGCCCGTCGAGGTCGACTCCGGCCATCCCCACGCGCCCGCCGCGCCGCAGCCCGCGATACGCCTGGGCCTGTCGGGCATCCGCAACCTCGGCGACGACACCGCCGAGGCCGTCGCGGCCGGACGCCCCTACACGGGCATGGAGGACCTCGCCCGCCGCGTGCCGCTGTCGGCCGGCGCCCTGGAGGCGCTCGCCACCGCGGGGGCGTTCGACCGGTTCGGCCTGTCGCGGCGCGAGGCCCTCTGGGCGGCGGGCGCGCTGGCGGGTTCCGGCCCGGGGCGGATCGAGGGCGTCACGCCGGGCGCGTCCGCGCCCGCCCTCCCGGCCATGACGCCGATCGAGGAGACCCTCGCCGACCTGTGGGCGACCGGCGTCTCCCACACCCATCCCGTCGCGCACGTCCGGGAGGCGCTGGACGAGCTGGGCGCGCTGCCGTCCGCGCGGCTCCCGGAGACGCCGGGGGAGACCAACGTCGTCGTCGCCGGGCTCGTCACCCACCGGCAGCGCCCGCCGACGGCCGGCGGCATCGTGTTCATGACCCTGGAGGACGAGACCGGCATCATCAACGTGGTGTGCCCGCCGCAGGTGTTCCAGCGGTACCGCGGCCTGGCCGTCGACTCCCAGGCGCTGCTGGTCAGCGGCCGTCTGGAGCGGGTGGACGGGGTCACGAACGTGCGGGCGACCCGGCTGCGCCGCCTGCCGGTCCCCGGCCGCGTCCAGGCCCGGAACTTCCACTGA